From the Entomomonas sp. E2T0 genome, one window contains:
- a CDS encoding 5-carboxymethyl-2-hydroxymuconate Delta-isomerase, translated as MPHFIAEYSANLEGIADFPGLFEKVHQVLGDSGVFPLGGIRSRAIRMDIFRMADAKHDYAFIHMTLKAGAGRDLETRKKVADQLFATIKQHFAELQSKRLLALSFEMEELNADLNYKQNNIHAFLANQ; from the coding sequence ATGCCTCATTTTATCGCTGAATACTCTGCTAATTTAGAAGGTATTGCAGATTTCCCTGGCCTCTTTGAGAAAGTACATCAAGTGTTAGGTGATAGTGGTGTTTTCCCGTTGGGAGGGATTCGTAGTCGTGCTATTCGTATGGATATTTTCCGTATGGCTGATGCTAAACATGACTATGCATTTATTCATATGACCTTAAAAGCAGGTGCAGGTCGAGATTTAGAGACACGCAAAAAAGTAGCTGATCAATTATTTGCAACCATTAAACAACACTTTGCTGAGTTGCAGTCAAAACGCTTACTAGCACTCTCTTTTGAAATGGAAGAATTGAATGCTGATTTAAACTATAAACAAAATAATATCCATGCTTTTCT
- the hpaD gene encoding 3,4-dihydroxyphenylacetate 2,3-dioxygenase, with the protein MGKLAFAAKVTHVPSMYLSELPGKTNGCRQAAIDGHKEISRRCRELGVDTMVVFDTHWLVNSGFHINANDHFKGIYTSHELPHFIRDMEYEYYGNPELADMIASYAVKKKVRALSHRIPSLALEYGTLVPMRYMNSDNKFKVVSISAFCTSHDLEDSRALGAAVTEAIQEYDGTVAILASGSLSHRFAYDRIAEKCFDAYTREFDHQVDLQVVEMWKKGQWPEFCSMLGDYAASCFGEGGMHDTAMLLGALGGENYKGKVEFVTELFASSGTGQVNAIFPVA; encoded by the coding sequence ATGGGAAAGTTAGCATTTGCTGCAAAAGTAACGCATGTACCATCAATGTATCTTTCTGAATTACCAGGCAAAACCAATGGTTGCCGCCAAGCTGCAATTGATGGACACAAAGAAATTAGCCGCCGTTGCCGTGAACTAGGTGTTGATACCATGGTGGTATTTGATACCCATTGGTTAGTTAATAGTGGTTTTCATATTAACGCTAATGATCATTTCAAAGGCATTTACACAAGTCATGAATTACCACATTTTATTCGTGATATGGAATATGAATATTATGGTAATCCTGAACTAGCAGATATGATCGCCAGTTATGCTGTTAAAAAGAAAGTACGTGCATTATCTCATCGTATCCCCTCATTAGCACTTGAATACGGTACCCTAGTGCCTATGCGCTATATGAACTCAGATAACAAATTCAAAGTGGTTTCTATTTCTGCTTTCTGTACTTCACATGATCTAGAAGATAGTCGTGCGTTAGGTGCAGCAGTAACTGAAGCAATTCAAGAATATGATGGTACTGTTGCTATTTTGGCTAGTGGTTCTCTTTCACACCGTTTTGCTTATGACCGTATTGCAGAGAAATGCTTTGATGCTTACACTCGAGAATTCGATCATCAAGTTGACTTACAAGTAGTAGAAATGTGGAAAAAGGGTCAATGGCCTGAGTTTTGCTCGATGTTAGGTGATTATGCGGCTAGCTGCTTTGGTGAAGGTGGCATGCACGACACCGCTATGTTACTAGGTGCTTTAGGTGGTGAAAACTACAAAGGCAAAGTTGAATTTGTCACAGAACTATTTGCAAGTTCTGGTACAGGGCAAGTTAACGCCATATTCCCTGTAGCATAA
- the hpaE gene encoding 5-carboxymethyl-2-hydroxymuconate semialdehyde dehydrogenase: protein MLKHWINGKEVESKETFINYNPATMEEICEVASGGEKEVNEAVAAAKEAFPKWANTPAKERARLMRNLGELIDKNVPKIAELETKDTGLPIHQTKNVLIPRASHNFNFFAEVCTRMDGHTYPVDDQMLNYTLYQPVGVCGLISPWNVPFMTATWKTAPCLALGNTAVLKMSELSPLTAYELGQLALEAGIPAGVLNVIQGYGATAGAALAQHHDVRAVSFTGGTATGRRIMASAGIKKYSMELGGKSPVLIFEDADLDRALDAALFTIFSLNGERCTAGSRIFIQESVYDKFVAEFAARAKRLIVGDPTDPNTQVGSMITQQHYDKVTGYIKIGMDEGAKLLAGGLERPANLPAHLSKGQFIQPTVFADVDNQMRIAQEEIFGPVVCLIKFKDEAEGLRLANDVEYGLASYIWTNDLGKAHRVARGIEAGMVFINSQNVRDLRQPFGGVKASGTGREGGEYSFEVFTEIKNVCISMGSHHIPRWGV from the coding sequence ATGTTAAAACATTGGATTAATGGCAAAGAAGTTGAAAGTAAAGAAACCTTTATAAACTACAACCCTGCTACCATGGAAGAAATCTGCGAAGTAGCGAGTGGTGGTGAAAAAGAAGTGAATGAAGCAGTAGCTGCGGCTAAAGAAGCTTTCCCCAAATGGGCTAACACACCAGCAAAAGAACGTGCACGTTTAATGCGTAACTTAGGTGAATTAATTGATAAGAATGTGCCTAAAATTGCTGAACTAGAAACTAAAGATACGGGTTTACCCATTCACCAAACTAAAAACGTATTAATTCCACGTGCTTCCCACAACTTCAATTTCTTTGCGGAAGTTTGTACCCGTATGGATGGCCATACCTACCCAGTAGATGATCAAATGCTCAACTACACTCTCTACCAACCAGTAGGTGTATGTGGTTTGATCTCGCCTTGGAACGTACCTTTTATGACAGCCACTTGGAAAACAGCGCCATGTTTAGCCTTAGGTAACACGGCTGTTTTAAAAATGTCTGAGCTATCCCCTTTAACTGCTTATGAGTTAGGCCAATTAGCATTAGAAGCAGGCATTCCAGCAGGTGTCTTAAACGTAATTCAAGGTTATGGTGCTACAGCTGGGGCAGCCTTAGCACAACATCATGATGTACGTGCTGTATCATTTACAGGCGGTACTGCTACTGGTCGTCGCATTATGGCTTCAGCAGGTATCAAAAAATATTCTATGGAACTTGGGGGTAAGTCACCTGTATTAATTTTTGAAGATGCTGATTTAGATAGAGCATTAGATGCGGCACTATTCACTATTTTCTCGTTAAATGGCGAACGTTGTACTGCCGGTTCTCGTATCTTTATTCAAGAAAGTGTTTACGACAAATTTGTCGCTGAATTCGCTGCTCGTGCTAAACGCTTAATTGTTGGTGATCCTACTGATCCGAATACCCAAGTTGGCTCAATGATTACACAACAGCATTACGACAAAGTAACGGGCTATATCAAAATTGGTATGGATGAAGGGGCTAAATTATTAGCGGGTGGTTTAGAACGCCCTGCTAACTTACCTGCTCACCTTTCAAAAGGTCAATTTATTCAACCTACTGTATTTGCTGATGTTGATAATCAAATGCGGATTGCCCAAGAAGAAATCTTTGGTCCAGTAGTGTGTTTAATTAAGTTTAAAGATGAAGCAGAAGGCTTAAGACTAGCGAATGATGTGGAATATGGTTTGGCATCTTATATCTGGACTAATGACCTTGGCAAAGCCCATCGTGTTGCCCGTGGTATTGAAGCAGGTATGGTGTTTATTAATAGTCAAAACGTTCGTGACTTACGTCAACCTTTCGGTGGTGTTAAAGCTAGCGGAACAGGCCGTGAAGGTGGAGAATATAGCTTCGAAGTGTTCACAGAAATTAAAAATGTGTGTATTTCTATGGGTAGTCACCATATCCCTCGTTGGGGGGTTTAA
- a CDS encoding fumarylacetoacetate hydrolase family protein: MKYARIRYQGENFEVMVEENNAVRLKDGRLLQETEVEWLPPATGNMFALGLNYADHAAELEFKAPTEPLVFIKAPTTYTGHLCHTWRPDNVDYMHYECELVAVIGKKARNVSQADALSYLAGYTLCNDYAIRDFLENYYRPNLRVKNRDCTTPVGPYIITADEVPDPSKLTLRTWVNGELRQEGTTADMIFNVPYLIEYLSSFMTLQPGDMIATGTPKGLSDVKPGDKVVVEMEGIGSLTNFIVTEKEFFEKYGTNAIGEK; this comes from the coding sequence ATGAAATATGCTCGTATCCGCTATCAAGGTGAAAACTTTGAAGTAATGGTTGAAGAAAATAATGCTGTTCGCTTAAAAGACGGTCGCCTCTTACAAGAAACAGAAGTTGAGTGGTTACCACCTGCTACTGGTAATATGTTTGCATTAGGTTTGAACTATGCTGACCACGCTGCTGAACTTGAGTTTAAAGCGCCCACTGAACCCTTAGTATTTATTAAAGCGCCTACTACCTATACAGGTCACTTATGCCATACATGGCGCCCAGATAATGTTGACTACATGCACTATGAGTGTGAACTAGTAGCTGTGATTGGTAAAAAAGCCCGTAATGTGAGCCAAGCCGATGCTTTATCCTACTTAGCTGGCTATACCCTTTGCAATGACTATGCTATCCGTGATTTTTTAGAAAACTACTATCGTCCTAACCTACGGGTTAAAAATCGTGACTGCACTACCCCAGTAGGCCCTTATATTATTACTGCTGATGAAGTCCCAGACCCCTCTAAACTAACCTTACGCACATGGGTTAATGGTGAGTTACGCCAAGAGGGTACCACCGCAGATATGATTTTTAATGTACCTTATTTAATTGAATATCTTTCTAGTTTTATGACCTTACAACCAGGTGACATGATTGCCACAGGTACTCCAAAAGGCTTATCTGATGTTAAGCCTGGCGATAAAGTGGTTGTGGAAATGGAAGGTATTGGTAGCTTAACTAACTTTATTGTTACCGAAAAAGAATTCTTTGAAAAATATGGTACTAATGCAATTGGAGAAAAATAA
- a CDS encoding fumarylacetoacetate hydrolase family protein yields MRRGFVNLNGQRTLVNIDNNGNVTHNGQTITNPEWLPISIGTVYGVALNYKGLLDSRLAEFNEPPYKNPPIKPVLFIKTPSTYNNHLGNIVFPKGIERIQAGPALGFVMAKDASRVTKEQAMDYVAGFTVVNEVSLPEDSYYRPAVKAKCRDSFCPMGPWLVATDAVNAANLAISVSINGEVRQQNSTANLVRNIPQLIEELSEFMTLKAGDIILTGTPEGRVDINVGDKVEVTIEGIATLTNTVIAE; encoded by the coding sequence ATGCGTAGAGGATTTGTTAACCTAAATGGGCAACGTACCCTTGTTAATATTGATAACAACGGTAATGTTACACATAATGGTCAAACAATTACTAACCCTGAATGGTTACCTATCAGTATAGGTACAGTTTATGGTGTAGCCCTTAACTATAAAGGCTTATTAGATAGTCGCTTAGCCGAATTTAATGAACCTCCTTATAAAAATCCACCTATCAAACCAGTGTTGTTTATTAAAACGCCAAGTACTTATAACAACCATTTAGGCAATATTGTTTTTCCAAAAGGTATTGAGCGTATCCAAGCAGGACCAGCACTTGGTTTTGTAATGGCTAAAGATGCTAGTCGTGTTACTAAAGAACAAGCAATGGATTATGTAGCCGGTTTTACAGTTGTTAACGAAGTTAGCTTGCCAGAAGATAGCTACTACCGCCCTGCTGTTAAAGCTAAATGCCGTGATAGTTTCTGCCCAATGGGGCCGTGGTTAGTAGCAACAGATGCTGTTAATGCTGCTAACTTAGCAATCAGTGTCAGCATTAATGGTGAAGTTCGCCAACAAAACTCTACTGCCAATTTAGTACGTAATATCCCCCAGCTCATTGAAGAGCTCAGTGAATTTATGACTTTAAAAGCAGGTGATATTATTTTAACAGGCACTCCAGAAGGTCGTGTTGATATCAATGTAGGTGACAAAGTTGAAGTCACTATTGAAGGTATTGCTACCCTCACTAACACTGTTATCGCTGAATAA
- a CDS encoding tetratricopeptide repeat protein — protein MPLIALVTIFCQILCGVHIMKTGQERYWLYLVIILPGLGCTIYAVAVLIPELLGSYKGRQVVKGVQNKIAPTRNLKTLRNQLTLSDNVESRTNLADELVNLKQYAEAITHYKAALSGIHSENPEILLKLAFAEFAEGNYQDCQHALDYLIKHNPDFRSPEGHLLYARTVEAIGNLTKAEEEYKVLVSYYAGPDACFFYAKFLQSQNRLDEAIEQLQQVQDYARIAPKYYKNVHKVCLSEIRKLLQQLHEKINTQ, from the coding sequence ATGCCATTGATTGCGTTAGTGACAATTTTTTGTCAGATTCTTTGTGGCGTACATATAATGAAAACGGGGCAAGAACGTTATTGGTTATACCTTGTCATTATTTTACCAGGTCTTGGCTGCACTATTTATGCTGTTGCTGTACTAATACCAGAATTATTAGGTAGTTACAAAGGTAGACAAGTAGTTAAGGGGGTGCAAAATAAAATTGCACCTACCCGTAATTTAAAAACATTACGTAATCAGTTAACATTAAGCGATAACGTAGAATCTCGTACTAATTTAGCAGATGAGTTAGTTAACCTTAAACAATATGCTGAAGCAATTACGCACTATAAAGCTGCCTTATCAGGTATTCATTCTGAAAACCCAGAAATTTTACTGAAACTTGCTTTTGCAGAATTTGCAGAAGGTAATTATCAAGATTGCCAACACGCATTAGATTATTTAATAAAGCACAATCCAGATTTTCGTTCGCCTGAAGGGCATTTGCTTTATGCAAGAACAGTTGAAGCTATTGGTAATTTAACCAAAGCTGAAGAAGAATACAAAGTGTTAGTCAGTTATTATGCTGGACCAGATGCTTGTTTCTTTTATGCTAAATTCTTACAAAGTCAAAATCGCTTAGATGAGGCAATAGAACAATTACAGCAAGTACAAGACTATGCTCGTATAGCACCTAAATATTATAAAAATGTACATAAAGTTTGCTTATCTGAGATACGTAAACTACTTCAACAACTCCATGAAAAAATAAATACACAATAA
- a CDS encoding molybdenum cofactor biosynthesis F family protein has product MYQIKTHDHSVSGRPKEFVLPEVAELEGLFFILYPTHGESIEYHLKKHQIIWFDPATKKQQKADYRATSIRDGIYFIDYILDGQSISMILDLINQTFTEVVAHLSSLPNPNTSKQIQLNIATMDLSITQGSLDKPYEKYQDLHSQTDELIGARFLYYCGFDTVYEHIYLNQNYYTWHCLVGERTGLADTNPCHYYKIADKLYLLIWTRKSSPYMGLMLIDTNFLRADGKVYGYQTSTANKQINLPISPYFSIINKPNVPYGMLLENIKNDFS; this is encoded by the coding sequence ATGTATCAAATAAAAACACATGATCATTCTGTGTCAGGCAGACCAAAGGAATTTGTTTTACCTGAAGTAGCAGAATTAGAAGGACTTTTCTTTATACTATATCCCACCCATGGTGAAAGTATTGAATATCATCTAAAAAAACATCAAATCATTTGGTTTGACCCTGCGACTAAAAAGCAACAAAAAGCTGATTACAGGGCGACTTCTATTCGTGATGGTATTTATTTCATAGATTATATTTTAGATGGGCAATCTATTTCCATGATTTTAGATCTAATCAATCAAACGTTCACAGAGGTAGTTGCTCATCTATCAAGTTTACCTAATCCAAACACCTCTAAGCAAATCCAGCTTAATATAGCCACTATGGATCTCTCAATTACTCAAGGTAGTTTAGATAAACCTTATGAAAAATACCAAGATCTACACTCTCAAACTGATGAGCTAATTGGTGCTCGTTTCTTATATTACTGTGGTTTTGATACAGTTTACGAACACATATACCTTAACCAAAACTATTACACATGGCACTGTTTAGTAGGTGAAAGGACTGGGCTAGCAGATACCAACCCTTGCCATTATTATAAGATAGCAGATAAGTTGTACTTATTAATTTGGACAAGAAAAAGCTCACCTTATATGGGGCTCATGTTAATAGATACAAACTTCCTCCGTGCTGATGGAAAAGTTTATGGTTATCAAACAAGTACCGCCAATAAACAGATTAATCTCCCTATTAGCCCTTATTTTTCAATAATTAATAAACCTAATGTTCCTTATGGTATGTTATTAGAAAATATTAAAAATGACTTTTCTTAA
- the rsmA gene encoding 16S rRNA (adenine(1518)-N(6)/adenine(1519)-N(6))-dimethyltransferase RsmA → MSELFQHRARKRFGQNFLKDAGIIDRILRSIHPQATQHLLEIGPGQGALTEGLLASGARLDVIELDQDLIPLLKLKFGLNPLFHIHQGDALKFDFSTLVCSGEKLRVVGNLPYNISTPLIFHLLNQHTVIEDMHFMLQKEVVERMAAQPGGGDWGRLTIMVQYFCQVEHLFDVPPECFTPAPKVDSAIVRLIPYKTLPYPAKDHKLLELIVREAFNQRRKTLRNTLKRLLPIEAIEQAGVDGSLRPEQLSLADFVKLADQLFLYQQREG, encoded by the coding sequence ATGTCAGAATTATTCCAACATCGTGCGCGTAAACGTTTTGGTCAGAATTTTTTAAAAGATGCAGGGATTATTGATCGAATTTTACGCTCGATACATCCACAAGCAACTCAGCATTTATTAGAGATTGGACCAGGTCAAGGTGCCCTTACTGAAGGTTTATTAGCTAGTGGTGCACGGTTGGATGTAATTGAATTAGACCAAGATTTAATTCCTTTATTAAAGTTAAAATTTGGCCTAAATCCACTATTTCATATACATCAAGGTGATGCGTTAAAATTTGATTTTAGCACTTTAGTTTGTTCTGGTGAGAAACTAAGAGTAGTGGGTAATTTGCCTTATAATATTTCTACACCGCTTATTTTTCATCTGTTGAACCAGCATACTGTTATTGAAGATATGCACTTCATGTTGCAAAAAGAAGTGGTGGAAAGAATGGCGGCACAACCAGGCGGTGGTGATTGGGGTCGTTTAACAATAATGGTGCAGTATTTTTGTCAGGTGGAGCATTTATTTGATGTTCCACCAGAATGTTTTACACCTGCACCTAAGGTTGACTCTGCAATAGTAAGGTTAATACCCTATAAAACGTTGCCTTATCCAGCAAAAGACCATAAGTTATTAGAATTGATTGTAAGAGAAGCGTTTAATCAACGCCGTAAGACACTTAGAAATACCTTAAAGCGTTTATTGCCAATAGAAGCTATTGAGCAAGCAGGGGTTGATGGTAGTTTAAGACCAGAACAGTTGTCATTAGCTGATTTTGTTAAATTGGCAGATCAACTTTTTTTATATCAACAACGCGAGGGTTAA
- the apaG gene encoding Co2+/Mg2+ efflux protein ApaG → MNLADYPIEITVFTDYLVEDSDPQDNYYLFDYHISIENKGDKTVTLLSRQWVITDGNGHKKEVKGSGVVGQQPCIKAGETFEYTSSANFSTPVGSMYGKYAMQVETGELFDAHIAPFRLAAPGVLN, encoded by the coding sequence ATGAATTTAGCTGATTATCCTATCGAGATAACAGTGTTTACTGATTATTTAGTAGAGGATTCAGACCCACAAGATAATTATTATTTATTTGATTATCATATCTCCATTGAAAATAAAGGTGATAAAACAGTCACTTTATTATCAAGGCAGTGGGTTATTACTGATGGTAATGGCCATAAAAAAGAAGTTAAAGGTAGTGGTGTAGTGGGACAACAGCCTTGTATTAAAGCAGGCGAAACATTTGAATATACCAGTAGTGCGAACTTTTCAACACCTGTAGGTAGTATGTACGGTAAATATGCTATGCAAGTTGAAACAGGAGAGTTATTTGATGCTCATATAGCACCTTTTCGGTTAGCAGCACCTGGAGTATTGAATTAA
- a CDS encoding symmetrical bis(5'-nucleosyl)-tetraphosphatase produces the protein MAVYAIGDIQGCYDPLQMLLEEVNFDPAVDTLWCVGDLINRGSKSLKTLKFLYSIRKSVVTVLGNHDLHLIACFYDNAKVKKNDTIKEILEAKEAKELINWLRQQPLVYFDRDRKVTMVHAGIPPLWTLEDSLARSAEVEAVLKDDKRIEGFLTHMYGSDPVNWSELLTGHERLRVITNYLTRMRFCKADGTIEFKSKEGLDSAPTGYIPWFEIPNRKMAGQQIIFGHWAALEGRCDEPNVYALDTGCVWGNCLTMIDVDTKEKFATHCSPRKKK, from the coding sequence ATGGCTGTCTATGCAATTGGTGATATTCAAGGGTGTTATGATCCGCTACAGATGTTATTAGAAGAAGTAAATTTTGACCCAGCAGTAGATACTCTGTGGTGTGTTGGGGATTTGATAAATCGTGGTTCCAAGTCCCTTAAAACATTGAAATTTTTGTATAGTATTCGTAAAAGTGTAGTGACTGTTTTAGGTAACCATGACTTACATCTGATTGCCTGTTTTTATGATAATGCTAAAGTTAAAAAGAATGACACGATTAAAGAGATTCTTGAAGCTAAAGAGGCCAAGGAGTTAATTAATTGGTTACGCCAGCAACCATTAGTTTATTTTGATCGTGATCGTAAAGTAACAATGGTACATGCGGGTATTCCGCCCTTATGGACTTTAGAAGATAGTTTGGCGCGTTCTGCTGAAGTAGAAGCAGTATTAAAAGATGATAAAAGAATAGAAGGGTTTCTTACTCATATGTATGGTAGTGATCCTGTTAATTGGAGTGAGCTTTTAACAGGTCATGAGCGACTAAGGGTAATCACCAACTATTTAACCAGAATGCGTTTTTGTAAGGCTGATGGTACTATTGAGTTTAAGAGTAAAGAAGGTTTGGATAGTGCGCCAACAGGTTACATCCCTTGGTTTGAAATCCCTAATCGCAAAATGGCTGGGCAACAAATTATATTTGGCCATTGGGCTGCTTTAGAAGGTAGATGTGATGAACCAAATGTGTATGCGCTAGATACAGGGTGTGTATGGGGTAATTGTCTAACCATGATAGATGTAGATACTAAAGAAAAGTTTGCTACCCATTGCTCTCCAAGAAAGAAGAAATAA
- the ucpA gene encoding SDR family oxidoreductase UcpA, which produces MSKLANKIAVITGAAMGNGLGTAQVLAKHGATVILLDYNESVIEAANDLIHQGFKAEAYIVDIRKINILKEIAEAVIKKYQKVDILVNNAGVCHIASFLETSDEIRDRTFDINIKGTWNVTQAFLPYMVKANYGKIVNLSSVTGTMVADTGEAAYATTKAAIWGFTKALAMEVATKNITVNSVCPGYIATPMAESIALESNQSDPQSVIKGIAAAIPMKRLGTIEELGDVVAFLSSDESRYITGTQIVIDGGSTLPESFGAVGV; this is translated from the coding sequence ATGAGTAAGTTGGCAAATAAAATTGCAGTGATTACAGGTGCGGCTATGGGTAATGGCTTAGGTACTGCACAAGTATTGGCTAAACACGGCGCTACTGTTATTTTATTAGATTATAATGAAAGTGTTATTGAAGCAGCAAATGACTTAATCCACCAAGGTTTTAAAGCCGAAGCCTATATTGTTGATATACGCAAAATTAATATACTTAAAGAAATAGCGGAAGCAGTTATTAAAAAATATCAGAAAGTGGATATTCTAGTTAACAATGCTGGGGTATGTCATATTGCTTCCTTTTTAGAAACTTCAGATGAAATCAGAGACCGTACTTTTGATATCAATATCAAGGGTACTTGGAATGTTACTCAAGCATTTTTACCTTATATGGTAAAAGCTAATTATGGCAAAATTGTAAACCTATCATCAGTAACAGGTACCATGGTTGCTGATACAGGTGAAGCAGCTTATGCCACCACCAAAGCAGCTATCTGGGGCTTTACTAAAGCCTTAGCGATGGAAGTAGCTACTAAAAATATCACCGTTAACTCGGTATGCCCAGGTTATATTGCTACACCAATGGCTGAATCCATTGCACTAGAAAGTAATCAATCTGACCCACAAAGTGTAATAAAGGGTATTGCGGCCGCTATACCAATGAAGCGCTTAGGAACTATCGAAGAGTTAGGAGATGTAGTTGCCTTTTTATCTTCTGATGAATCACGCTATATCACTGGCACACAAATTGTTATTGATGGTGGTTCAACACTTCCAGAAAGCTTTGGTGCAGTAGGCGTTTAA
- a CDS encoding multifunctional CCA addition/repair protein, which translates to MKGKVVVYKVGGAVRDRLLDQPVMDTDWVVVGATAEDMLAQGYQPVGADFPVFLHPKTGEEYALARTERKSGKGYGGFTFFTDPAVTLEQDLARRDLTINAIAEDESGNLYDPYHGQQDIDNRVLRHVSAAFVEDPLRVLRVARFAARYASLGFTIADETLALMTILSASGELDELTAERVWKEFSRALMEPSPEVFLQVLQRCKALSVLLPELLDLPLVERVLKQAAIEQQPLVVRWACLMIPLALAGKINSIKAINERFKVPNDCSDLALLTGQYLVICQQSLTQSTDELLNLLQRTDILRRPERLLLLLQVCVLLAKVTGQLDYKAEYLPGLFLNEIAEAVRAVKPQPLIAKGLQGAALGKALTQQRLAVIAQIKEDYL; encoded by the coding sequence GTGAAAGGTAAAGTTGTTGTTTATAAAGTAGGCGGTGCAGTTCGTGATAGGTTGTTAGATCAACCTGTTATGGATACTGATTGGGTGGTGGTGGGGGCTACTGCTGAAGATATGCTAGCGCAAGGGTATCAACCTGTGGGTGCTGATTTTCCTGTGTTTCTTCATCCTAAAACAGGTGAGGAGTATGCGTTAGCACGTACTGAGCGAAAAAGTGGCAAAGGCTATGGTGGTTTTACTTTTTTCACTGATCCAGCAGTTACCTTAGAGCAAGATTTAGCAAGAAGAGATTTAACTATTAATGCTATTGCAGAAGATGAGTCAGGCAATTTATATGATCCCTATCATGGTCAGCAAGATATTGATAACAGAGTGTTGCGCCATGTTTCAGCAGCATTTGTTGAGGATCCATTAAGGGTATTAAGAGTCGCACGGTTTGCTGCGCGTTATGCCTCTTTAGGTTTTACTATTGCAGATGAAACCTTAGCATTAATGACAATATTGAGTGCTAGTGGCGAATTGGATGAACTAACTGCTGAACGAGTATGGAAAGAATTTTCTCGTGCATTAATGGAGCCCAGTCCAGAGGTTTTTTTACAAGTACTGCAAAGATGTAAAGCATTATCTGTATTACTACCCGAGTTATTAGATTTACCTTTAGTGGAAAGGGTATTAAAACAAGCTGCTATTGAGCAACAACCATTAGTAGTACGTTGGGCGTGTTTAATGATTCCCTTAGCTTTAGCAGGAAAGATAAATAGTATTAAAGCGATTAATGAACGTTTTAAAGTACCTAATGATTGTAGTGATTTGGCTCTATTAACGGGGCAATACTTAGTTATTTGCCAGCAAAGTTTAACTCAATCGACTGATGAGTTATTAAATCTATTACAACGAACAGATATTTTACGTCGCCCTGAACGTTTATTATTGTTATTACAAGTTTGTGTATTATTAGCCAAAGTGACAGGACAGCTTGATTATAAAGCAGAATATCTACCTGGCCTATTTTTGAATGAAATAGCAGAGGCGGTACGTGCTGTAAAACCACAGCCTTTAATTGCTAAAGGATTACAGGGAGCCGCTTTAGGAAAGGCATTAACACAGCAGCGATTGGCCGTAATAGCGCAAATAAAAGAGGATTACTTGTAG
- a CDS encoding disulfide bond formation protein B — MKSLLNSRFIFFMIFLACAASLGYAFYLEYVHHMEPCVLCWVQRALFAGAGIICFIGFIHNPQGVGRRIYAFLGLIFSILGIVAAGRQIWLKFNPDNSGCLPTTIESIFEDNPFFGAILKAFEGTPECGLFQGDVLGIELPYWGIMLFSAITIVLIFQLVRSNPVRMIFN; from the coding sequence ATGAAATCATTACTAAACTCTCGTTTTATTTTCTTTATGATTTTCCTAGCTTGTGCAGCTAGTCTAGGCTATGCCTTTTATTTGGAATATGTTCATCACATGGAGCCTTGTGTACTTTGTTGGGTACAACGTGCACTATTTGCTGGAGCTGGTATTATTTGCTTTATTGGTTTTATCCATAATCCACAAGGTGTTGGCCGTCGTATTTATGCTTTCCTTGGATTAATATTCTCAATACTTGGAATTGTTGCAGCAGGCCGTCAAATATGGCTTAAATTTAACCCAGATAACTCTGGTTGCCTACCGACTACTATTGAAAGTATTTTTGAAGATAACCCATTTTTTGGAGCCATTTTAAAAGCATTTGAAGGAACCCCAGAATGTGGTTTATTTCAAGGTGATGTATTAGGTATTGAGTTGCCTTATTGGGGCATTATGTTATTCAGTGCTATTACTATTGTGCTTATCTTTCAATTAGTTAGAAGCAACCCTGTACGAATGATATTTAACTAA